Proteins co-encoded in one Alcanivorax sp. genomic window:
- a CDS encoding MFS transporter, translating into MTAPSSQTLQRTELKTTGYMATIFALRMFGLFMILPIFAVYGQELEGASPLLIGTAIGAYGLMQALLQIPFGMMSDRFGRRPLLLIGLLLFIAGGVVAALSDHIYGVIAGRALQGAGAIASVIMALIGDVVSEKNRTRAMALIGMSVGGSFILALILGPLLAAWLGLSGLFWATSVLGALALVVACVVPAPKAHQGELLPARERFRRVLASKTLLRFDVGIFTLHMIMTASFVVVPALLSERLGLSLQSHSLLYLAVLVVGFIAMVPLVIRAERRGAIPVKRLAIVLLAVSQVLLALADAALWHYVVALLVFFAAFNLLEALLPSLVGRAAPAGTRGTAMGVYSSSQFMGVFVGGQLGGALYQWLGPEAVFYGCMVLAVVWLLVLSGMQELPRLENRVLHLQPGQDWLALSQRLHQVPGVEEVVVVETQAMVLLKIDTGSFDEGRLQGLAAVAQS; encoded by the coding sequence ATGACAGCACCCTCTTCCCAGACGCTGCAGCGCACAGAGCTGAAAACCACCGGTTACATGGCCACCATTTTTGCCCTGCGGATGTTTGGCCTGTTCATGATTCTGCCAATCTTCGCCGTGTACGGGCAGGAACTGGAAGGCGCCTCTCCGCTGCTGATCGGGACTGCCATTGGTGCCTATGGCCTGATGCAGGCTCTCTTGCAGATCCCTTTTGGAATGATGTCGGACCGCTTCGGTCGCCGGCCGTTGCTGCTGATCGGTCTGTTGCTGTTCATCGCCGGTGGGGTGGTGGCTGCCCTGAGTGATCATATCTATGGCGTGATTGCCGGGCGTGCCCTGCAGGGCGCAGGCGCCATCGCCAGTGTGATCATGGCGCTGATTGGCGATGTGGTCAGCGAAAAGAACCGCACCCGGGCCATGGCGCTAATTGGCATGTCGGTGGGTGGGTCCTTCATCCTTGCCCTGATTCTGGGGCCGCTGCTGGCGGCCTGGCTGGGGTTGTCAGGTCTTTTCTGGGCAACCTCCGTGCTGGGGGCGCTGGCACTGGTGGTGGCCTGTGTGGTGCCGGCACCCAAAGCCCATCAGGGTGAGCTTTTGCCGGCCAGGGAACGCTTCCGTCGCGTATTGGCGAGTAAGACATTGCTGCGTTTTGATGTGGGTATTTTTACCTTGCACATGATCATGACCGCGTCTTTCGTGGTGGTGCCGGCACTGCTCTCCGAGCGCCTTGGCCTCAGTTTGCAGAGCCACAGCCTGCTGTATCTGGCGGTGCTGGTGGTGGGCTTTATTGCCATGGTGCCGCTGGTCATCCGGGCTGAGCGGCGGGGAGCGATCCCGGTCAAGCGCCTGGCTATTGTGCTGCTGGCGGTTTCCCAGGTGTTGCTGGCTCTGGCGGATGCCGCGCTGTGGCATTATGTGGTGGCCTTGCTGGTGTTCTTTGCCGCCTTCAACCTGCTCGAGGCCCTGCTACCCTCACTGGTCGGCAGGGCGGCACCTGCGGGTACCCGCGGGACGGCCATGGGGGTGTATTCCAGCTCCCAGTTTATGGGGGTGTTTGTTGGCGGGCAGTTGGGCGGCGCACTGTATCAGTGGCTGGGCCCGGAGGCGGTGTTCTATGGTTGCATGGTGCTGGCGGTGGTCTGGTTGCTGGTGTTGAGCGGCATGCAGGAGTTGCCCCGTCTGGAGAACCGGGTGCTGCATCTGCAGCCTGGGCAGGACTGGCTGGCGCTGAGTCAGCGTCTGCACCAGGTGCCGGGTGTGGAGGAAGTGGTCGTGGTGGAAACCCAGGCCATGGTGCTGCTGAAGATTGATACTGGCTCGTTTGATGAGGGCCGGTTGCAGGGACTCGCCGCGGTAGCGCAAAGCTGA
- a CDS encoding response regulator transcription factor — MNTQQQSQQVYVVGGQQLQNALLTEFLVKEDVATHSIPSVADITVETLRTNDQNLFLVDYHSVDVNEVIAHLLEADQEVENDVLIAVFNVDDEESLSKLAGLPMVNGGFQFDCPQALLSKGIKAIFDGELWFPRAVLQTYLMKSRTFNKTFSRSEVNLTDREVEVLKVMATGAKNSEIASSLNLSPHTIKTHIYNIFKKINASNRLQAVNWAQENL; from the coding sequence ATGAATACCCAACAACAAAGCCAGCAGGTCTACGTCGTCGGTGGCCAGCAGTTGCAGAATGCGCTGCTCACCGAATTTCTGGTCAAGGAAGACGTCGCTACCCACTCTATCCCCTCCGTGGCGGATATCACGGTGGAGACGCTGCGCACCAATGACCAGAACCTGTTTCTGGTGGATTACCACAGTGTGGACGTGAATGAAGTCATCGCTCATTTGCTGGAAGCAGACCAGGAAGTGGAAAACGATGTGCTGATTGCCGTGTTCAACGTGGACGATGAAGAATCCCTGTCCAAGCTGGCCGGCCTGCCCATGGTCAACGGCGGGTTCCAGTTCGATTGCCCGCAGGCCCTGCTGAGCAAGGGCATCAAGGCCATTTTCGATGGTGAGCTGTGGTTCCCCCGCGCGGTGCTGCAGACCTACCTGATGAAAAGCCGTACCTTCAACAAGACCTTCTCGCGCAGTGAGGTGAACCTCACCGACCGGGAAGTGGAAGTGCTCAAGGTCATGGCCACCGGCGCCAAAAACTCGGAAATCGCCAGCAGCCTCAACCTGAGCCCGCACACCATCAAGACTCACATCTACAACATCTTCAAGAAAATCAACGCCTCCAACCGCCTGCAAGCGGTGAACTGGGCGCAGGAAAACCTGTAA
- the uvrA gene encoding excinuclease ABC subunit UvrA — protein MDTILVRGARTHNLKNVDLDIPRDKLVVITGLSGSGKSSLAFDTLYAEGQRRYVESLSTYARQFLSMMEKPDVDHIEGLSPAISIEQKSTSHNPRSTVGTITEIYDYLRLLFARVGEPRCPEHDTPLAAQTISQMVDQVLAMEEGSKLMLLAPVIREKKGEHLHLFEELRAQGFIRVRVDGRIYDMDDTPTLEKNKKHTIEVVVDRFKVRDDLQNRLAESFETALNLADDIAIIAPMDGDGEETTFSAKFACSHCGYSIPELEPRLFSFNNPAGACPSCDGLGMKQFFDEDKVINSAELSLSEGAIRGWDRRNVYYFQMLNSLSQSIGFDMDLPFQDLDKGTRKKILYGTGKESIEFRYLNDRGDIIKRNHPFEGIIPNMERRYRETESDAVREDLLNYMSTSSCPSCNGSRLREAARHVFIEQTTLPDVVRLAVGKAHNYFSELNLPGSKGEIADKILKEIRDRLQFLVNVGLEYLTLERSAETLSGGEAQRIRLASQIGAGLVGVMYVLDEPSIGLHQRDNERLLNTLTRLRDLGNTVLVVEHDEDAIRLADHVIDIGPGAGVHGGTVVAQGTAKQVSDNPDSLTGDYLSGRKQIAVPKQRRQNKDDKWLTLLGATGNNLKGHPLNIPVGLLTCITGVSGSGKSTLINSTLYPLAATKLNKATTLKASPYEAIEGLEHFDKVVDIDQSPIGRTPRSNPATYTGIFTPVRELFAGTQEARARGYKPGRFSFNVKGGRCEACQGDGVIKVEMHFLPDIYVPCEVCEGKRYNRETLEILYKGKNIFEVLDLTIEEGREFFDAVPSLARKLQTLMDVGLSYIKLGQAATTLSGGEAQRVKLAKELSRRDTGSTLYILDEPTTGLHFQDIQLLLDVLNRLADHGNTVAVIEHNLDVIKTADWIVDLGPEGGDGGGEIIAEGTPEEVAREKGSHTGRFLKTMIGK, from the coding sequence ATGGATACCATTCTGGTTCGCGGGGCGCGCACCCATAACCTGAAGAACGTGGACCTGGATATTCCCCGGGACAAACTGGTGGTAATCACCGGCCTGTCCGGGTCGGGGAAGTCCTCGCTGGCGTTCGACACCCTCTATGCAGAAGGCCAGCGCCGCTACGTGGAGTCTCTCTCCACCTATGCCCGCCAGTTCCTGTCGATGATGGAAAAGCCCGATGTGGATCACATCGAAGGGCTCAGCCCGGCCATTTCCATCGAACAGAAGTCCACCAGTCATAACCCGCGCTCCACCGTGGGCACCATTACCGAGATCTACGACTACCTGCGCCTGCTGTTCGCCCGCGTCGGCGAGCCGCGCTGCCCGGAGCATGACACTCCGCTGGCTGCGCAGACCATCAGCCAGATGGTGGATCAGGTACTGGCCATGGAAGAAGGCAGCAAACTGATGCTGCTGGCCCCGGTGATTCGCGAAAAGAAAGGTGAACACCTGCATCTGTTCGAAGAACTGCGGGCCCAGGGCTTTATCCGAGTGCGGGTGGATGGCCGCATCTATGACATGGACGACACCCCGACCCTGGAAAAGAACAAGAAGCACACCATCGAAGTGGTGGTGGATCGCTTCAAGGTACGTGACGACCTGCAGAACCGGCTGGCCGAGTCTTTCGAAACCGCCCTGAACCTGGCGGATGACATTGCCATCATTGCGCCCATGGACGGCGACGGCGAGGAAACCACCTTCTCCGCCAAATTCGCCTGCTCCCACTGCGGCTACTCCATCCCTGAACTGGAGCCGCGCCTGTTCTCCTTCAACAATCCGGCCGGCGCCTGCCCCAGCTGTGACGGCCTGGGCATGAAGCAGTTCTTTGACGAGGACAAGGTGATCAACTCCGCCGAGCTCTCCCTGTCGGAAGGTGCTATCCGCGGCTGGGACCGCCGCAACGTTTACTACTTCCAGATGCTCAACTCCCTGTCACAGAGCATTGGCTTTGATATGGACCTGCCCTTCCAGGACCTGGACAAGGGCACCCGCAAGAAAATTCTCTACGGCACCGGCAAGGAAAGCATCGAGTTCCGCTACCTGAATGATCGCGGCGACATCATCAAGCGCAACCATCCCTTCGAAGGCATCATTCCGAATATGGAACGCCGCTACCGGGAAACCGAATCCGATGCGGTGCGCGAAGATCTGCTCAACTACATGTCCACTTCCAGCTGCCCCAGCTGTAACGGCTCCCGCCTGCGTGAAGCCGCCCGGCATGTGTTCATCGAGCAGACCACCCTGCCCGACGTGGTCCGCCTGGCAGTGGGCAAGGCGCATAACTATTTCAGTGAACTGAACCTGCCTGGCAGCAAGGGCGAGATCGCCGACAAGATCCTCAAGGAAATTCGTGACCGGCTGCAGTTTCTGGTCAACGTGGGCCTTGAATACCTGACTCTGGAACGCAGCGCGGAAACCCTGTCCGGGGGCGAAGCCCAGCGGATTCGCCTGGCCAGCCAGATCGGCGCCGGCCTGGTGGGCGTCATGTACGTGCTGGATGAACCCTCCATCGGCCTGCACCAGCGAGACAATGAGCGACTGCTCAACACCCTCACCCGGCTTCGCGATCTGGGCAATACCGTGCTGGTAGTGGAACATGACGAGGATGCAATTCGCCTTGCCGACCACGTCATTGATATCGGCCCCGGTGCCGGGGTTCATGGAGGCACCGTGGTCGCCCAGGGCACCGCAAAGCAGGTGTCAGACAACCCGGACTCCCTCACTGGCGACTATCTGTCTGGCCGCAAGCAGATTGCGGTGCCAAAGCAGCGGCGGCAGAACAAGGACGACAAGTGGCTGACCCTGCTGGGCGCCACCGGCAACAACCTCAAGGGACATCCACTGAACATCCCCGTGGGCCTGCTCACCTGCATTACCGGCGTGTCCGGCTCCGGCAAGTCCACCCTGATCAACAGCACTCTGTACCCGCTGGCCGCCACCAAACTGAACAAGGCCACGACCCTCAAGGCATCACCCTATGAGGCCATCGAGGGGCTGGAGCACTTCGACAAGGTGGTGGATATCGACCAGAGCCCCATCGGCCGCACCCCACGCTCCAACCCGGCCACTTATACCGGCATCTTCACGCCGGTGCGCGAACTGTTCGCCGGCACCCAGGAAGCCCGCGCCCGGGGCTACAAGCCGGGCCGCTTCAGCTTCAACGTCAAGGGTGGCCGCTGTGAAGCCTGTCAGGGCGACGGCGTCATCAAGGTGGAAATGCACTTCCTGCCGGATATCTACGTGCCCTGCGAAGTGTGCGAAGGCAAACGCTACAACCGGGAAACCCTGGAAATCCTCTACAAGGGCAAGAATATCTTCGAGGTGCTGGACCTGACCATCGAGGAAGGCCGCGAGTTCTTTGACGCGGTCCCCTCCCTGGCACGCAAGCTACAGACCCTGATGGACGTGGGGCTCAGCTATATCAAACTGGGCCAGGCCGCCACCACCCTGTCCGGCGGGGAAGCCCAGCGGGTGAAGCTGGCCAAGGAATTATCCCGTCGGGATACCGGCAGCACCCTCTACATTCTTGATGAGCCCACCACTGGCCTGCACTTCCAGGATATTCAACTCCTGCTGGACGTGCTCAACCGATTGGCAGACCACGGCAATACGGTAGCCGTGATTGAGCACAACCTGGATGTGATCAAGACCGCGGACTGGATTGTGGATCTGGGCCCGGAAGGCGGTGACGGTGGCGGCGAGATTATCGCCGAAGGCACCCCGGAAGAGGTGGCCAGGGAAAAGGGAAGTCATACCGGGCGTTTTCTGAAAACCATGATAGGCAAATAA
- a CDS encoding glycerophosphodiester phosphodiesterase family protein, which yields MKRIWALRGVITAAALAATTVACAGNNTKAPKGTVELGPRPFYLLTDMDEGPVKQVLQACARNPRPMQPSDFSIGHRGAPLQFPEHTEESYRAAARMGAGILECDVAFTKDQELVCRHSQCDLHTTTNILETDLASQCSQPFSPFDGSNPASAQCCTSDITLAEFKTLKGKMDGANPRATTVEGYLQGTPPYRTDLYSARGTLLSHRESIALFQQLGVKMTPELKTPSVPMPWQGTYTQQDYAHQLIQEYRDAGVPPQQVFPQSFLLEDVRYWIDHEGAYGRQAVYLDGRDSQGLDPQNPGTWQPDMATLAGYGVNIIAPPLWMLVTTDSHNQIVPSPYAEAARAADLDVIAWSLERSGPLTGGGGWYYQSVAPAIDNDGDTFTLLDVLARQVGVIGVFSDWPATTTFYANCLQRFRSASK from the coding sequence ATGAAACGGATCTGGGCACTACGAGGCGTTATCACTGCGGCTGCGCTGGCAGCGACCACCGTTGCCTGTGCCGGCAATAACACGAAGGCACCAAAAGGCACTGTGGAGCTGGGGCCTCGCCCCTTCTACCTCTTGACTGACATGGACGAGGGGCCGGTGAAACAGGTGTTGCAAGCCTGTGCACGCAACCCACGGCCCATGCAGCCCAGCGACTTCTCCATCGGCCATCGCGGAGCCCCCCTACAGTTCCCGGAACATACCGAAGAATCCTACCGCGCAGCTGCGCGTATGGGCGCCGGCATCCTGGAATGTGATGTGGCCTTCACCAAGGATCAAGAGCTGGTATGTCGCCATTCCCAGTGCGACCTGCACACCACCACCAATATCCTGGAAACAGACCTGGCCAGTCAGTGCAGCCAGCCCTTCAGCCCCTTTGATGGCAGCAACCCGGCCAGCGCGCAATGCTGCACCAGCGATATCACCCTGGCTGAGTTCAAGACCCTGAAAGGAAAAATGGATGGCGCCAACCCCCGGGCCACCACTGTGGAAGGCTATTTGCAGGGCACGCCACCGTACCGTACCGATCTCTACAGCGCCAGGGGCACCCTGCTCAGCCACCGTGAAAGCATTGCGCTGTTCCAGCAACTGGGCGTCAAGATGACCCCGGAACTCAAAACTCCGTCTGTCCCCATGCCCTGGCAGGGTACTTACACCCAGCAGGACTATGCCCATCAGTTGATTCAGGAATACCGGGACGCGGGCGTCCCGCCCCAACAGGTCTTTCCCCAGTCTTTCCTGCTGGAAGATGTGCGCTACTGGATTGACCATGAAGGCGCCTACGGCCGTCAGGCCGTTTATCTGGACGGTCGGGACAGCCAGGGACTGGATCCACAGAACCCCGGCACCTGGCAACCGGACATGGCCACTCTGGCCGGTTACGGGGTGAACATCATTGCCCCGCCACTATGGATGCTGGTCACCACTGATAGCCACAACCAGATTGTTCCCAGCCCCTATGCTGAAGCCGCACGTGCTGCAGACCTGGATGTGATCGCCTGGTCACTGGAGCGTTCCGGGCCACTCACGGGCGGCGGCGGCTGGTATTACCAGAGCGTGGCCCCGGCCATCGACAATGACGGCGACACTTTCACCTTGCTCGACGTGCTCGCCCGCCAGGTTGGGGTCATTGGTGTTTTCTCTGATTGGCCCGCCACAACCACCTTTTACGCCAACTGCCTGCAGCGATTTCGCAGCGCCTCAAAATAA
- a CDS encoding DOPA 4,5-dioxygenase family protein, which translates to MAIKGFHAHVYYDADTFSQAAALCQSARQKFDLTMGQMHRKRVGPHPRWSCQLTIPRRLAGEVIPWLMASRNGLTIFIHGLSGDDLRDHTELVMWLGDSQPLDLSIFQFSA; encoded by the coding sequence ATGGCAATCAAGGGTTTTCATGCGCACGTGTATTACGACGCGGACACCTTCAGCCAGGCCGCTGCGCTGTGCCAGTCTGCAAGACAGAAATTCGATCTGACCATGGGGCAGATGCACCGGAAGCGGGTCGGTCCGCATCCTCGCTGGAGCTGTCAGCTCACTATTCCACGGCGACTGGCTGGTGAGGTGATTCCCTGGTTAATGGCCAGTCGTAACGGTTTGACGATATTTATTCATGGACTCAGTGGCGATGATCTGCGTGATCACACCGAGTTGGTGATGTGGCTGGGGGACAGCCAGCCACTGGATCTGAGTATCTTTCAATTCTCAGCCTGA
- the rplQ gene encoding 50S ribosomal protein L17: MRHRKSGRKLNRNSSHRQAMFRNMAVSLLEHGAIKTTLPKAKELRRVAEPLITLAKEDSVANRRLAFNRTRSKEVVGKLFNELGPRYKSRPGGYVRILKMGFRAGDNAPMAYVELVDRPEVADADAE, from the coding sequence ATGCGTCATCGCAAAAGCGGCAGAAAACTGAATCGGAACAGCTCTCATCGTCAGGCGATGTTCCGTAACATGGCCGTGTCTCTGCTGGAGCACGGGGCGATCAAGACCACTCTGCCCAAGGCTAAAGAGCTGCGTCGTGTGGCTGAGCCGCTGATCACCCTGGCAAAGGAAGATTCCGTAGCCAACCGTCGTCTGGCTTTCAACCGCACCCGTTCCAAGGAAGTGGTTGGCAAGCTGTTCAACGAGCTGGGTCCGCGCTACAAGAGCCGCCCTGGCGGTTACGTGCGTATCCTCAAAATGGGCTTCCGTGCCGGTGATAACGCACCGATGGCCTATGTTGAGCTGGTAGACCGTCCTGAGGTTGCTGACGCCGACGCTGAATAA
- the rpoA gene encoding DNA-directed RNA polymerase subunit alpha codes for MTAVNEFLTPRSIAVNAINQTHAKVVLEPLERGFGHTLGTALRRILISSMPGCAITEVEIEGVQHEYSSIEGVQEDVINILLNLKGVALKMEDREEATLELVKKGPGAVTADDIQRDHSVEIVNPDHLICTITGDTELRVKLKVQKGRGYEAADSRQTDEDETRGIGRLQLDASYSPVRRVAYVVEAARVEQRTDLDKLVIDLETDGTIDPEEAIRRAATILQQQIAVFVDLEQDAKPEPKQEREEIDPILLRPVDDLELTVRSANCLKAENIYYIGDLVQRTEVELLKTPNLGKKSLTEIKDVLASKGLSLGMRLENWPPVSLRDDDRLNTKLR; via the coding sequence ATGACCGCCGTGAACGAGTTTCTCACGCCCCGCTCGATCGCTGTAAACGCGATCAACCAGACCCACGCCAAGGTGGTTCTGGAACCGCTGGAGCGTGGTTTTGGCCACACCCTGGGGACTGCGCTGCGTCGCATCCTGATCTCCAGCATGCCCGGCTGCGCGATCACCGAAGTGGAGATCGAGGGCGTACAACACGAATACTCTTCCATCGAAGGTGTTCAGGAAGATGTGATCAACATCCTGCTGAACCTCAAGGGCGTAGCCTTGAAGATGGAAGACCGCGAAGAAGCTACCCTGGAACTGGTCAAGAAAGGCCCCGGGGCAGTCACTGCGGATGACATTCAGCGTGATCACAGTGTTGAGATCGTCAACCCGGATCACCTGATCTGCACCATCACCGGCGACACCGAACTGCGTGTGAAGCTGAAAGTGCAGAAGGGTCGTGGCTACGAAGCTGCCGATTCCCGTCAGACTGATGAAGACGAGACTCGCGGTATTGGCCGTCTGCAGCTGGATGCCAGCTACAGCCCGGTTCGTCGCGTAGCCTACGTGGTCGAAGCTGCCCGTGTTGAGCAGCGCACCGACCTGGATAAGCTGGTTATCGATCTGGAAACCGACGGTACCATCGATCCGGAAGAAGCGATTCGTCGCGCTGCGACTATCCTGCAGCAGCAGATCGCGGTATTCGTGGATCTGGAACAGGACGCCAAGCCTGAGCCGAAGCAAGAGCGCGAAGAGATCGATCCGATCCTGCTGCGCCCGGTAGATGACCTGGAACTGACCGTTCGTTCTGCCAACTGTCTCAAGGCAGAGAACATCTACTACATCGGCGATCTGGTTCAGCGTACCGAGGTAGAGCTTCTCAAGACCCCGAACCTGGGTAAGAAGTCTCTCACCGAGATCAAGGACGTGCTGGCCTCCAAGGGCTTGTCGCTGGGTATGCGTCTGGAGAACTGGCCGCCGGTCAGCCTTCGTGACGACGACCGGCTGAACACCAAATTGCGCTAA
- the rpsD gene encoding 30S ribosomal protein S4 → MARYIGPKCKLSRREGTDLYLKSGIRPLDSKCKAEQAPGQAAGGRRPGRLSDYGVQLREKQKVRRTYGVLEKQFRSYYKKAASSKGATGEVLLQLLEGRLDNVVYRMGFGSTRSEARQLVSHRAILVNGQSVNVASYQVKPGDVINVREKSKNQLRVKNAMELAQQRGFVPWIEVDEKKLEGTFKSKPERIDLPAEINENLIVELYSK, encoded by the coding sequence ATGGCAAGATACATCGGTCCCAAGTGCAAGCTTTCCCGTCGTGAAGGCACTGATCTGTACCTGAAGAGTGGCATTCGTCCGCTCGATTCCAAGTGTAAGGCTGAGCAGGCGCCGGGTCAGGCTGCTGGCGGTCGTCGCCCGGGTCGTCTTTCCGACTACGGCGTACAGCTGCGCGAAAAGCAGAAAGTTCGTCGTACCTATGGTGTGCTGGAAAAGCAGTTCCGTAGCTACTACAAGAAGGCAGCTTCCTCCAAGGGTGCAACTGGCGAAGTCCTGCTGCAGCTTCTGGAAGGTCGTCTGGATAACGTGGTATACCGCATGGGCTTCGGCTCTACCCGCTCTGAAGCGCGTCAGCTGGTATCCCACCGTGCCATCCTGGTTAACGGTCAGTCCGTCAATGTGGCCTCCTACCAGGTGAAGCCGGGTGACGTGATCAACGTTCGCGAGAAGTCCAAGAACCAGCTGCGCGTGAAGAACGCCATGGAACTGGCTCAGCAGCGTGGTTTCGTGCCGTGGATTGAGGTGGACGAGAAGAAACTGGAAGGGACTTTCAAGTCCAAGCCGGAGCGTATCGACCTGCCTGCCGAGATCAACGAAAACCTGATCGTCGAGCTGTACTCCAAGTAA
- the rpsK gene encoding 30S ribosomal protein S11, producing MAKSKKDSGARRKKVTRSVADGIAHVHASFNNTIITITDRQGNALSWATSGGAGFRGSRKSTPFAAQVAAENAGNAAKDYGLKNLEVRVKGPGPGRESSIRALNGCGYKITHIEDVTPIPHNGCRPPKKRRV from the coding sequence ATGGCTAAGTCAAAGAAAGATAGTGGCGCACGTCGCAAGAAGGTAACGCGCAGCGTAGCGGACGGCATCGCTCACGTGCACGCTTCCTTCAACAACACCATCATCACCATTACTGATCGTCAGGGCAACGCTCTGTCCTGGGCGACCTCCGGTGGTGCCGGTTTCCGTGGTTCCCGCAAGAGCACCCCGTTCGCTGCCCAGGTGGCTGCCGAGAACGCGGGTAACGCTGCCAAGGACTACGGTTTGAAGAATCTTGAAGTTCGCGTGAAGGGCCCTGGCCCGGGCCGCGAATCCTCCATTCGTGCCCTGAATGGCTGTGGCTACAAGATTACCCATATTGAGGACGTTACGCCGATTCCGCACAACGGTTGCCGTCCGCCTAAAAAGCGTCGCGTGTAA
- the rpsM gene encoding 30S ribosomal protein S13 yields the protein MARIAGVNIPENKHTVISLTYIFGVGRTRAQQICAAAGIEETAKVRDLSGEQLDVIRGEVAKFSTEGDLRREINMNIKRLMDLGCYRGIRHRRGLPLRGQRTKTNARTRKGPRKPIRK from the coding sequence ATGGCCCGTATTGCAGGCGTTAACATCCCGGAAAATAAGCACACGGTGATTTCACTCACCTACATCTTCGGGGTCGGTCGTACCCGTGCACAGCAAATCTGTGCCGCGGCCGGTATTGAGGAAACCGCAAAGGTTCGTGACCTGAGCGGTGAGCAGCTGGACGTCATTCGTGGCGAAGTTGCCAAGTTCTCTACCGAGGGTGACCTGCGCCGGGAAATCAACATGAACATCAAGCGTCTGATGGACCTCGGTTGTTACCGTGGTATTCGCCATCGTCGCGGCCTGCCGCTTCGCGGTCAGCGCACCAAAACCAATGCTCGGACCCGTAAAGGTCCGCGTAAACCGATTCGCAAGTAA
- the rpmJ gene encoding 50S ribosomal protein L36, whose translation MKVQASVKKICRNCKVIRRKGRVMVICSAEPRHKQRQG comes from the coding sequence ATGAAAGTTCAGGCTTCTGTGAAGAAGATCTGCCGTAACTGCAAAGTGATCCGTCGTAAGGGTCGCGTCATGGTGATCTGCAGTGCCGAACCCCGGCACAAGCAGCGCCAGGGTTAA